The Malus sylvestris chromosome 3, drMalSylv7.2, whole genome shotgun sequence genomic sequence TTCACAATGCTTCAGTTTCCAGGAATTAATTGATGAGTTGGGGATATATTTCCTGCTCTACGATCGGGCTGGTTATGGAGAAAGTGATCCGAATCCAAAGCGTTCGGTCAAGAGTGAAGCCCTTGACATCGAACAGCTAGCCGATCAGTTAGAGTTAGGGTCAAAGTTTTATGTCATTGGAGTCTCAATGGGATCGTATTCCACCTGGAGTTGCATCAAACATATACCACACAGGTAAATACACTGAATTTTGGATTCTAGATTCATGACTTTCTGCTATTCGAATTTCTTATATCACATTCGCTTGTGTAGGCTCGCAGGTGTGGCCTTAGTAGTTCCAGTTGTGAATTACCGGTGGCCTTCTCTTCCCGAGAAACTAATAAAGGATGATTACCGCAGGAAACTCATACATTGGGGGCTCTTGTTTGCAGAATTTGCCCCGGGATTACTGCGGTGGTGGGTTACTCAGAAATGGCTCCCCTCAACGTCTGTCATGGAAAGAAACCCGGTATTCTTCAACAGCAAAGACATGGATGTCCTGAAAGTAATACCAGGGTTCCCAATGCTCACTCAGGTAAAACCAAGTCATAACGTGCACTCCATGGTGTGTGGTAGTAAAGGCTGCTTCCTATGAACCGATTTACATATTAATCGTTTCTGTATCATGATTACTGTGACAATGTTTATGTATGCACACCCACAGGAGAAGCTACGACAACGAGTGGTTTTCGATACTCTGCATCATGACTTCAAATTGGCTTTCACACCGTGGGATTTTGATCCCATGGATCTCAGTAACCCATTCCCGCAAAACCAGCGCTCTGTTCACATCTGGCAAGGTTACGAAGATAAAGTTGTGCCGTTTGAACTTCAAAGATATGTTTCAAGTAAGCTACCCTGGATTCAGTATCACGAAGTTCCTGATGGCGGACATTTGCTTGTGCATTATACCGGTTTATGTGAGGCGATTCTGAGGGCCCTTTTGCTCGGAGAAGAACATCCCCATTACAAACCTAATATACCCAAAATTGTTCCATAAGTGTGCCAAAGATTAGTATTGATTGTGTAAATGGTTAATTCATTGAAAGCATGTACATTACATTTGTTGATTTGTTGTTATTTGGAAGGAGACAATTTCTTTCTTTCATATATGAAAACGACACTTTCCTGTTCATAAACATATAGAAAAGGAATGATTAGATGGAATTTCCTGTCCTATCCTGTCAAAATACTCATTAACTTCTTGTTCTGAGTCTTCTgactttaattttgttttcgtGTCAAAAtgaacttaatttttttttttttctgatacaACGATGTATGTACATGAAAGggtaaaggtcgtacccagtgcacaaggctcccgttttacgcaaggtctgggagaggtgactACCTTGATCGAAACTGTAGAACTCGTCGTTCTCTTCACGGTACGGAAATTGTGTTACCAGGTGACTACCTTGGCAGCTATGAAAATTATCCATCCATCTCATATATCAGCGGAGTTTGCCATTCTCTCAAGTAACATCTTTTTTACCTAAAGATAACCTTAGTAATGAAGCCGGTAAATTGTGGTTTAACCTAGCTCCGTTACACACAGTTACTCTAAAGCTCAGGCATTTGGCTAAGGTCAGTTACTACATGCGTGTAGATGATTTCTGGCCGGTGACAAAGTGTGGACTCCACATGGACGAATAGTCAGAAATCGCTCTTGCACGTGTAGGGGACTGGCAATAGCACTGTAATCTCAGATGCACCAATATAGGCTTTTAATTAGTAGACTTTTATCAGAAAGGATTCGGAGTGTGTTTAAAGCATGCCTTGTATTATGTACACAGGTGCATTAGGTTACAATCATACATAGACAGATTGATATGTGCATCTCTTTTGGCAGTAACCACAAGTTCATACATCGAGAGATTGATATCTCCGTCAATTTGGGTGCAACCAACATTCCACCAACAAAACATACCGAATTTGAACAACTGGACAATTTCAGCTGGCAGAGGGATACGAGTTTAATAGATTCTTCTGAACAA encodes the following:
- the LOC126617501 gene encoding uncharacterized protein LOC126617501 isoform X1 translates to MPGKISKPSDVAEEAEEVAAASPRIKLADGRHLAYRESGVPKSKANYKIIMVHGFGSSKEMSFLAPQELIDELGIYFLLYDRAGYGESDPNPKRSVKSEALDIEQLADQLELGSKFYVIGVSMGSYSTWSCIKHIPHRLAGVALVVPVVNYRWPSLPEKLIKDDYRRKLIHWGLLFAEFAPGLLRWWVTQKWLPSTSVMERNPVFFNSKDMDVLKVIPGFPMLTQEKLRQRVVFDTLHHDFKLAFTPWDFDPMDLSNPFPQNQRSVHIWQGYEDKVVPFELQRYVSSKLPWIQYHEVPDGGHLLVHYTGLCEAILRALLLGEEHPHYKPNIPKIVP
- the LOC126617501 gene encoding uncharacterized protein LOC126617501 isoform X2 — its product is MGSYSTWSCIKHIPHRLAGVALVVPVVNYRWPSLPEKLIKDDYRRKLIHWGLLFAEFAPGLLRWWVTQKWLPSTSVMERNPVFFNSKDMDVLKVIPGFPMLTQEKLRQRVVFDTLHHDFKLAFTPWDFDPMDLSNPFPQNQRSVHIWQGYEDKVVPFELQRYVSSKLPWIQYHEVPDGGHLLVHYTGLCEAILRALLLGEEHPHYKPNIPKIVP